Proteins from a single region of Candidatus Delongbacteria bacterium:
- a CDS encoding FAD:protein FMN transferase, with protein sequence MYRVSAPFRGRVSPWRRWRRDLLLALAAGALGLGLGAWLGPKPEVLVTRSRPLMGTLMEIRLPGPLDAAGEAAVAAAFAEMARVERVLAPYRPGGGPASAAESLEVTQLLKLGRQVGAASLGALDLRIRDWVELWGFESTPRKPSQTELDSLARRRALRPVSGDWREYSFGCVAAGYAVDRALQVLKARGLTRALVNAGGEVGVLGQGWRVGVQDPRDSLALLARLTLDEGQFVATSGDYQSAFEAEGRRWHHLLQPATGLPATECRSVSVRAPSCAEADIWATALFVMGPAGALAMAQRRPELEVLVVDAEGQTARSAGWDAPVRRK encoded by the coding sequence ATGTACCGGGTGAGCGCGCCGTTTCGCGGGCGGGTCTCGCCCTGGCGACGCTGGCGGCGTGATCTCCTGCTGGCCCTGGCGGCCGGCGCGCTGGGACTGGGGCTGGGCGCTTGGCTGGGTCCCAAGCCCGAGGTGCTGGTCACCCGCAGCCGGCCCCTGATGGGCACGCTGATGGAGATCCGCCTGCCCGGTCCGCTGGATGCGGCGGGCGAGGCGGCGGTGGCCGCGGCCTTTGCCGAGATGGCCCGCGTGGAGCGCGTGCTGGCGCCCTATCGGCCCGGCGGCGGACCGGCGAGCGCGGCGGAAAGCCTGGAGGTGACACAGCTGCTGAAGTTGGGCCGGCAGGTGGGGGCGGCCAGCCTGGGCGCGCTGGATCTGCGGATCCGCGACTGGGTGGAGTTGTGGGGCTTTGAAAGCACGCCGCGCAAACCGTCCCAAACCGAACTGGACTCCCTGGCTCGGCGGCGGGCCCTGCGACCCGTCAGCGGCGATTGGCGCGAGTATTCCTTTGGGTGCGTGGCTGCGGGGTACGCCGTGGACCGGGCCCTGCAGGTGCTGAAGGCCCGGGGCCTGACCCGCGCGCTGGTGAATGCCGGCGGCGAAGTGGGAGTGCTGGGGCAAGGCTGGCGGGTGGGCGTGCAGGATCCGCGGGATTCCCTGGCCCTGCTGGCCCGCCTGACCCTGGACGAGGGCCAGTTCGTGGCCACCTCGGGGGACTACCAGAGCGCCTTCGAGGCGGAAGGCCGGCGCTGGCATCACCTGCTGCAGCCGGCCACGGGCCTGCCCGCAACCGAGTGCCGCAGCGTGTCGGTGCGGGCGCCGAGCTGCGCCGAGGCGGACATCTGGGCGACGGCCCTGTTCGTCATGGGGCCCGCGGGCGCTTTGGCAATGGCCCAGCGCCGTCCGGAACTGGAAGTGTTGGTGGTGGATGCCGAGGGCCAGACCGCCCGCAGCGCGGGTTGGGACGCCCCGGTCAGGAGGAAGTGA
- a CDS encoding RnfABCDGE type electron transport complex subunit B has protein sequence MEATLIPALFTMGGLGIFFAGALALADRKLRVEEDPRIALVAEQLPGANCGACGLAGCQDFAVRVVAGEAALTGCPVGGSEVAAEIARVLGVEPGESVRLVARVHCRGGDGQAADKPVEYVGPASCSAQALVGGGEKACLYGCLGGGECVTACQFDALIMNDQGLPEVIDELCTGCGACVRACPRDVLELHPEDRDLFIFCRSHDDPKTAKKVCAVACLGCGICARKSNGAITLRENLAIIDYERVDPAEIPLDKCRTGAIGLLSAQSQPAAETQPAAPESAASAA, from the coding sequence ATGGAAGCGACGCTGATTCCCGCCCTGTTCACCATGGGCGGACTGGGCATCTTCTTCGCCGGCGCCCTGGCGCTGGCGGATCGTAAACTCCGCGTGGAGGAGGATCCGCGCATCGCCCTGGTGGCCGAGCAATTGCCCGGCGCCAACTGCGGCGCCTGCGGCCTGGCGGGCTGCCAGGATTTCGCCGTCCGGGTGGTGGCCGGCGAGGCCGCGCTGACCGGTTGTCCCGTGGGTGGCTCCGAGGTAGCCGCGGAGATCGCCCGCGTGCTGGGCGTGGAACCCGGTGAGAGCGTGCGGCTGGTGGCCCGCGTGCACTGCCGGGGCGGGGACGGTCAGGCGGCGGACAAGCCGGTCGAGTACGTGGGGCCCGCCTCCTGCAGCGCCCAGGCCCTGGTGGGCGGCGGCGAGAAGGCCTGCCTCTACGGCTGCCTGGGGGGCGGCGAATGCGTGACGGCCTGCCAGTTCGACGCCCTGATCATGAACGACCAAGGACTGCCCGAGGTGATCGACGAGCTCTGCACGGGCTGCGGCGCCTGCGTGCGCGCCTGTCCGCGCGATGTGCTGGAACTGCACCCCGAAGACCGCGACCTCTTCATCTTCTGCCGCAGCCACGACGATCCCAAGACGGCCAAGAAAGTCTGCGCCGTGGCCTGCCTGGGCTGCGGGATCTGCGCCCGTAAAAGCAACGGAGCCATCACCCTGCGCGAGAATCTGGCCATCATCGACTACGAGCGCGTCGATCCGGCGGAGATCCCGCTGGACAAATGCCGGACAGGGGCCATCGGCCTGTTGTCGGCCCAGTCCCAGCCGGCGGCCGAGACGCAGCCGGCGGCACCGGAATCCGCCGCGTCGGCGGCCTGA
- a CDS encoding SoxR reducing system RseC family protein: protein MESPQALRRPPELQLEEGVVLEVELGPPARIRVQLSAGPGCEECGARLICRPEDPERRSLWVRVDDPLPDVGSQVRLAVEGSRLLVASTWAYGLPLLGLCAGVGLGWWLGAGWPARELLAFLAGLLGAALPYALLARRSRRRPEEEWLGARLLP from the coding sequence ATGGAGTCCCCCCAGGCCCTGCGCCGGCCGCCCGAGCTCCAGCTGGAAGAAGGCGTGGTGTTGGAGGTGGAACTCGGTCCGCCGGCCCGCATCCGCGTGCAGCTCAGCGCCGGCCCGGGTTGCGAGGAGTGCGGCGCCCGCTTGATCTGCCGCCCGGAGGATCCGGAGCGGCGCAGCCTCTGGGTGCGCGTGGACGACCCCCTGCCGGACGTGGGCAGCCAGGTCCGTCTGGCTGTGGAGGGCTCGCGCCTGCTCGTGGCCAGCACCTGGGCCTATGGGTTGCCGCTGCTCGGCCTCTGCGCGGGAGTCGGACTGGGCTGGTGGCTCGGCGCCGGCTGGCCGGCCCGCGAACTCTTGGCATTTCTGGCCGGTCTGCTCGGGGCCGCGCTGCCCTATGCTCTGCTCGCGCGGCGCAGCCGCCGCCGCCCCGAGGAGGAGTGGCTGGGCGCGCGCCTCCTGCCCTGA
- a CDS encoding histidine triad nucleotide-binding protein, whose protein sequence is MAYDSDNVFARILRGEIPCRAVYEDDFALAFHDLHPQAPVHVLVIPKGPYTSLEDFSRAAPPALQAGFLRAVGETARRLGLAEGGYRVLANHGRDGGQEVPHLHVHIFGGRPLGRMVQPA, encoded by the coding sequence ATGGCTTACGATTCCGACAACGTCTTCGCCCGCATCCTGCGGGGCGAGATCCCCTGCCGCGCTGTCTACGAGGACGATTTCGCCCTGGCCTTCCACGATCTGCATCCCCAGGCGCCCGTCCACGTGCTGGTGATCCCCAAGGGTCCCTACACCAGCCTGGAGGACTTCAGTCGAGCGGCGCCGCCCGCGCTGCAGGCGGGTTTCCTGCGGGCCGTGGGCGAGACCGCGCGGCGGCTGGGGCTGGCGGAGGGCGGCTACCGCGTGCTGGCCAACCACGGCCGGGACGGCGGCCAGGAAGTGCCCCACTTGCACGTCCACATCTTCGGCGGACGCCCGCTGGGGCGCATGGTCCAGCCTGCCTGA
- the greA gene encoding transcription elongation factor GreA produces MSQVITRKSYLRLQGELKNMREVEQLAIRDRISAARDLGDLSENAEYHAAREELSMLMYKVAKLEERLADCRIVDEDEIDASSVRAFTEVTLMDLNLKREVIFKLVEPEQMDFASGRISVGSPIAKGLIGKKIGEVAEIEVPAGVKRYQVLKIDKYFGDA; encoded by the coding sequence GTGAGTCAGGTCATCACGCGCAAATCCTATCTGAGGCTCCAGGGGGAGCTGAAGAACATGCGGGAAGTGGAGCAGCTGGCCATCCGCGACCGCATTTCCGCCGCGCGCGACCTGGGGGACTTGTCCGAGAATGCTGAGTATCACGCCGCGCGCGAGGAACTCAGCATGCTGATGTACAAAGTGGCCAAGCTGGAGGAGCGGCTGGCCGACTGTCGCATCGTGGACGAGGACGAGATCGACGCCTCCAGCGTGCGCGCCTTCACCGAAGTCACGCTGATGGACTTGAACCTCAAGCGCGAGGTGATCTTCAAGCTGGTGGAGCCCGAGCAGATGGACTTTGCCAGCGGCCGGATCTCCGTGGGGAGCCCAATTGCCAAGGGATTGATCGGCAAGAAGATCGGCGAGGTGGCCGAGATTGAGGTCCCCGCCGGCGTCAAGCGCTACCAGGTGCTGAAGATCGACAAGTACTTCGGGGACGCCTGA
- the aroA gene encoding 3-phosphoshikimate 1-carboxyvinyltransferase, with protein sequence MLISPARRLQGSLHLPGDKSLSHRHILRAALVEGRSGLLNLPESLDIRASLDAVAALGVGVSRADGRVWLDSPGLEGWRQPTSAIDCGNSGTTARLLLGLLAGSSLDVELRGDESLARRPMARVAEPLRRMGARIDLAGDGLPLRVRGARLEGIRFDLPVPSAQLKSAVLLAGLLASGETRVRESLPCRDHTERLLGLNSEVVDFASQGRAGIVREWIVSGRDLPRQPWSDIRLPADPSTAAFYVVATLLLDEGELVLPELLVNPFRRDYLDELQEWGALLELEEIPGEGFCGPTFCGLEGCNPGEQCPIAEPVANLRVRAGLPLSARPLSGRRLPRLIDEIPALAVAAMRSDTPFDVSDAAELRLKESDRLHGLVELLRAFGGQVEERADGFRLEAPAVIRAARYDARGDHRLAMAAAVLALAADGESEILGLESAAVSHPAFLEDLRTLLD encoded by the coding sequence ATGCTCATCTCGCCTGCCCGACGCCTGCAGGGCAGCCTGCACCTGCCGGGCGACAAATCCCTCAGTCATCGCCACATCCTGCGCGCCGCCCTGGTGGAGGGGCGCAGCGGCCTGTTGAACCTGCCGGAGAGCCTGGACATCCGTGCCAGCCTGGACGCCGTGGCGGCTCTGGGTGTGGGCGTCTCCCGCGCGGACGGCCGGGTCTGGCTGGACAGCCCCGGGCTGGAGGGCTGGCGCCAGCCCACCTCCGCCATCGACTGCGGCAACAGCGGAACCACGGCGCGCCTGTTACTGGGCCTCTTGGCCGGCAGCAGCCTGGACGTGGAGCTGCGCGGCGACGAATCCCTCGCGCGCCGGCCCATGGCCCGGGTGGCCGAACCGCTGCGGCGCATGGGCGCCCGGATCGACCTGGCGGGCGACGGTCTGCCGCTGCGCGTGCGCGGCGCCCGCCTGGAGGGAATCCGCTTCGACTTGCCCGTGCCCAGTGCCCAACTGAAGAGCGCCGTCCTGCTGGCCGGCCTGCTGGCCTCCGGCGAAACCCGGGTGCGCGAATCCCTGCCCTGCCGGGACCACACGGAGCGGCTGCTGGGCTTGAATTCCGAGGTGGTGGACTTCGCCAGCCAGGGGCGCGCGGGCATCGTGCGCGAGTGGATCGTCAGCGGGCGGGACCTGCCGCGCCAGCCCTGGAGCGACATCCGTCTGCCCGCGGATCCCAGCACGGCCGCGTTCTACGTGGTGGCCACGCTGCTGCTGGACGAGGGCGAACTGGTCCTGCCCGAGTTGCTGGTCAACCCCTTCCGGCGCGACTACCTGGATGAGTTGCAGGAGTGGGGCGCTTTGCTGGAGCTGGAGGAGATCCCCGGCGAAGGCTTCTGCGGCCCCACTTTCTGCGGGCTGGAGGGCTGCAACCCCGGCGAGCAGTGCCCCATCGCCGAACCCGTGGCCAACCTGCGCGTGCGGGCCGGTCTGCCCCTGAGCGCCCGGCCGCTCTCCGGCCGCCGTCTGCCGCGCCTGATCGACGAGATTCCCGCCCTGGCCGTGGCCGCCATGCGCTCGGACACGCCCTTCGACGTCTCCGACGCGGCCGAACTGCGCCTGAAGGAGAGCGACCGCCTGCACGGGCTGGTGGAGCTGCTGCGGGCTTTCGGCGGCCAGGTGGAGGAGCGCGCCGACGGCTTCCGGCTGGAGGCGCCCGCGGTCATCCGCGCGGCCCGGTACGACGCGCGCGGGGATCATCGGCTGGCCATGGCCGCCGCCGTGCTGGCGCTGGCCGCCGACGGCGAGAGCGAGATCCTGGGACTGGAGTCCGCCGCCGTCAGCCATCCCGCCTTTCTCGAGGATCTGCGAACCCTGCTGGATTGA
- a CDS encoding shikimate dehydrogenase, which translates to MPEYFPRPVSPPTQLRGPLRVGLIGRRLQGSLSPFLHRRAAELAGVELQFELVELAEASELPGALRRLHQERWQGFSVTMPWKTRVGDHLLGQSPDAISIGGVNLLLRADEGWIGENSDAEGFLRPLARRRLAFRRVLVVGTGGAARAVLHVLASMPFVEEVWVRGRRREAAQLLVDEFGLEPRRWHALGWEDSLPGRADLLVNATPLGTAGLFPDELPCPVEWIQPDSTCYDLVYQPRATPFVRAARERGAGVVEGLEMLTAQARRAFEAWTGRPFAEDVLWRELELDPAGAPRPDAAHA; encoded by the coding sequence ATGCCCGAGTACTTTCCCCGTCCGGTCTCCCCCCCGACGCAGCTGCGAGGCCCGCTCCGCGTGGGCCTGATCGGGCGCCGGCTGCAGGGAAGCCTCTCGCCCTTCCTGCACCGCCGTGCCGCCGAGCTGGCCGGAGTGGAGCTGCAGTTCGAACTGGTGGAACTGGCTGAAGCGTCGGAACTCCCCGGCGCGCTGCGCCGCCTGCACCAGGAGCGCTGGCAGGGCTTCTCCGTCACCATGCCCTGGAAGACCCGGGTGGGCGACCACCTGCTGGGTCAGAGCCCGGACGCCATCTCCATCGGCGGGGTCAACCTGCTGCTGCGGGCGGACGAGGGCTGGATCGGCGAGAACAGCGACGCCGAGGGCTTCCTGCGTCCGCTGGCCCGGCGCCGGCTGGCCTTCCGGCGCGTGCTGGTGGTGGGCACGGGCGGGGCCGCGCGGGCCGTGCTGCACGTGCTGGCCTCCATGCCCTTCGTGGAGGAAGTCTGGGTGCGCGGCCGGCGACGGGAAGCCGCCCAACTGCTGGTGGACGAATTCGGGCTGGAGCCGCGCCGCTGGCACGCCCTGGGCTGGGAGGATTCGCTGCCCGGGAGGGCCGACCTGCTGGTGAACGCCACGCCGCTGGGCACGGCGGGTCTGTTTCCGGACGAATTGCCCTGCCCGGTGGAGTGGATCCAGCCGGACTCCACCTGCTACGACCTGGTCTACCAACCGCGCGCGACGCCGTTTGTGCGCGCGGCCCGGGAACGCGGCGCCGGGGTGGTGGAGGGCCTGGAGATGCTGACGGCCCAGGCCCGGCGGGCCTTCGAGGCCTGGACGGGCCGGCCCTTTGCCGAAGACGTGCTCTGGCGGGAGTTGGAATTGGATCCGGCCGGCGCGCCGCGCCCGGACGCTGCGCATGCTTGA
- the aroC gene encoding chorismate synthase, giving the protein MKWLSAGESHGPAMGIILEGLPAGLPLGAARIDHELHRRQQGHGRGGRMAIEQDQVEILAGLRHGLTLGSPLHLLVRNRDHANWAQAMQAEPVDGPGAGVEVRVPRPGHADLPGALKYGHRDLRNVLERASARETVNRVLAGAVALQLLEPMGICVAGFVHALGGVVAGARPGFEEDPRELVRRADASPVRCLDPDAEAEMIRVIDAAHAAGDTLGGVVELRATGLPAGLGSHVHWERRLDGRLGAALLSLPAVKGLELGDAFAQSALGGQAALDPLRPAAGTPPLSRQGNRHGGLDGGMSTGETLWLRLAMKPLSTLRRPLPSVNLTSLEACSAHRERSDVCALPALAVVAEHVLAWELARAVLETFGADTWEETQHRYARRDERWERILGPGTC; this is encoded by the coding sequence ATGAAGTGGCTTTCCGCCGGCGAATCCCACGGTCCCGCCATGGGCATCATCCTGGAAGGACTTCCCGCCGGTCTGCCGCTGGGCGCGGCCCGCATCGATCATGAGCTGCACCGCCGCCAGCAGGGCCACGGCCGGGGTGGCCGGATGGCCATCGAGCAGGATCAGGTGGAGATCCTGGCCGGCCTGCGGCACGGCCTGACCTTGGGCAGCCCCCTGCACCTGCTGGTGCGCAACCGCGACCACGCCAACTGGGCCCAGGCCATGCAGGCCGAACCCGTGGACGGCCCGGGCGCCGGCGTGGAGGTGCGGGTGCCCCGACCCGGGCACGCCGACCTGCCCGGCGCGCTGAAGTACGGCCACCGCGACCTGCGTAACGTGCTGGAGCGGGCCAGCGCGCGCGAGACTGTCAACCGCGTCCTGGCCGGCGCCGTGGCCCTCCAGCTGTTGGAGCCCATGGGCATCTGCGTGGCGGGCTTCGTGCACGCGCTGGGCGGAGTGGTGGCTGGGGCGCGGCCCGGGTTCGAGGAGGATCCGCGCGAGCTGGTCCGCCGGGCGGACGCCAGCCCGGTGCGCTGCCTGGACCCCGACGCGGAGGCGGAGATGATCCGCGTCATCGATGCCGCCCACGCGGCGGGCGACACCCTGGGCGGAGTGGTGGAGCTGCGCGCGACGGGCCTGCCGGCCGGCCTGGGCAGCCACGTGCACTGGGAGCGCCGGCTGGACGGCCGACTAGGCGCGGCCCTGCTCAGCCTGCCCGCGGTGAAGGGCCTGGAACTGGGGGATGCCTTCGCCCAGTCCGCCCTGGGTGGGCAGGCGGCGCTGGATCCCCTGCGGCCCGCGGCCGGGACGCCGCCGCTTTCCCGGCAGGGTAACCGGCACGGCGGTTTGGATGGCGGGATGAGCACGGGGGAGACCCTCTGGCTGCGCCTGGCCATGAAACCCCTGTCCACGTTGCGTCGCCCGCTGCCCAGCGTCAACCTGACCAGCCTCGAAGCCTGTTCGGCCCACCGCGAGCGCAGCGACGTCTGCGCCCTGCCCGCCCTGGCGGTGGTGGCCGAGCACGTCCTGGCCTGGGAGCTGGCCCGAGCCGTGCTGGAGACCTTCGGCGCGGACACGTGGGAGGAAACCCAGCACCGCTACGCCCGCCGCGACGAGCGCTGGGAGCGCATCCTCGGACCGGGCACATGCTGA
- a CDS encoding shikimate kinase, whose translation MLITLVGFMACGKSTLGPLMALCLNQPFRDLDACVEARAGRSLAWLFEQEGEEGFRRLERSAWHEQVREFSGVLAVGGGLPCQPGGVEELRAAGPVLFLDPPLDLLLARLQGDRQRPLVTALPEERRASALRELWVHRRDFYLQAGRRVELPAGEDLPRQLDRLLDALGEEQTVRGGR comes from the coding sequence ATGCTGATCACGCTGGTGGGCTTCATGGCCTGCGGAAAGTCCACCCTGGGGCCCCTAATGGCCCTCTGCCTGAACCAGCCCTTCCGTGACCTGGACGCGTGCGTGGAGGCCCGCGCGGGCCGGAGCCTAGCCTGGCTCTTCGAACAAGAAGGAGAGGAGGGCTTCCGCCGCCTGGAACGCAGCGCCTGGCACGAGCAGGTCCGCGAATTCTCCGGCGTGCTGGCCGTGGGCGGCGGCCTGCCCTGTCAGCCGGGCGGCGTGGAGGAACTGCGCGCCGCCGGTCCGGTCCTCTTCCTGGACCCGCCGCTGGACCTGCTGCTGGCCCGCCTCCAGGGGGATCGACAGCGGCCCCTGGTGACCGCCCTGCCGGAGGAGCGGCGCGCGTCGGCGCTGCGCGAACTCTGGGTCCACCGCCGGGATTTCTACCTCCAGGCGGGACGGCGGGTGGAGCTGCCGGCCGGCGAGGATCTGCCCCGGCAGCTGGACCGGCTGCTGGACGCGCTGGGTGAGGAGCAAACCGTGAGGGGTGGCCGCTGA
- a CDS encoding aminotransferase class IV → MSIRYCMLDFRIRRQSEVTVSALSPALLYGDSLFETLPVVETVPVFLGAHLERLNFSAAALGYATRLKEGRMRVAIDNLLTGNLLEHGRLRITLFRGHGLPGSSQELQADHDLVPVSAEQAPPEHVLIQVAGLEDRAPCAAGLARVNNRHLDPLARHKTGNRLFYRLFRHWDPGGSVESHLWLHPHQPDDREVLVADEQDRLLEGTVSNLFLVLEGRVVTPPRELGILPGIIRGRVLANGRLPVRADVLKVEDLERAEEAFLTNSVVGVRPLTRIGARDFDDVPGPLTRRVMAALEDQILRDIAPLLP, encoded by the coding sequence ATGAGCATCCGCTACTGCATGCTCGATTTTCGCATCCGGCGCCAGAGTGAGGTGACGGTCAGCGCCCTCAGCCCGGCCCTGCTCTACGGCGACAGCCTCTTCGAGACGTTGCCCGTGGTGGAGACCGTGCCCGTCTTCCTGGGCGCGCACCTGGAGCGGCTGAACTTCAGCGCCGCGGCCCTGGGCTACGCCACGCGTCTCAAGGAAGGGCGCATGCGCGTGGCCATCGACAACCTGCTCACCGGCAACCTGCTGGAGCACGGCCGACTGCGCATCACGCTTTTCCGCGGCCACGGCCTGCCGGGCTCCAGCCAGGAGCTGCAGGCGGACCACGACCTGGTGCCGGTCAGCGCGGAGCAGGCGCCACCCGAACACGTGCTGATCCAGGTGGCCGGGCTGGAGGACCGCGCGCCCTGCGCCGCCGGCCTGGCCCGGGTCAACAACCGCCACCTGGATCCGCTGGCGCGCCACAAGACGGGCAACCGGCTCTTCTACCGTCTGTTCCGCCACTGGGACCCCGGGGGCTCGGTGGAGAGCCACCTCTGGCTCCATCCCCATCAGCCGGACGACCGCGAGGTGCTGGTGGCCGACGAGCAGGACCGCCTGCTGGAAGGCACGGTGAGCAATCTGTTCCTGGTGCTGGAAGGGCGGGTGGTCACGCCGCCGCGCGAGCTGGGGATTCTGCCGGGGATCATCCGCGGGCGCGTGCTGGCCAACGGGCGGCTGCCCGTGCGGGCCGACGTGCTCAAGGTCGAGGATCTGGAGCGGGCGGAGGAGGCCTTTCTGACCAACAGCGTGGTGGGCGTGCGGCCGCTGACCCGCATCGGGGCCCGGGACTTCGACGACGTGCCCGGGCCGCTGACGCGCCGCGTGATGGCCGCCCTGGAGGATCAGATCCTCCGGGACATCGCCCCGCTGCTGCCCTAG
- the glgB gene encoding 1,4-alpha-glucan branching protein GlgB → MDAYTRLAQGRHHDPFEFLGLHPEGPGWRLRAWLPEGRRVQLQLPGEPLRVLEQVKPGLFELLLERRPAPAEILLSCLHESGAAWEEGCAWVFPPLLGELDLHLIHEGSHQELWKVLGARVRDVEGVTGVHFAIWAPGAKRVSVVGDFNQWDGRRHPCRNRGTSGVWELFVPGLAAGERYKYELLTAAGAVVLKADPLGRQAELRPGTASVVPDSSPYAWADATWMAARQEQPQLERPLSVYELHTGSWRKPWDSRPFHSWAELADQLIPYLLEQGFTHVELLPVMEHPLDASWGYQVLGYFAPTARHGSPHDFRAFVDRLHQAGLGVILDWVPAHFPKDGHGLARLDGTALYEHADPRQGEHPDWGTLVFNFGRREVRNFLLANALYWVEEFHADGLRIDAVASMLYLDYSRRDGAWVPNRHGGRENLEAIEFLQQLNQLLFARFPGLLSIAEESTSWPMVSRPVHLGGLGFNLKWNMGWMNDTLSYFELDPVHRRWHHNLLTFSLVYAWHENFVLVLSHDEVVHGKGSLLGKMPGDPWQQRANLRLLLGWLWCHPGRKLLFMGCEWGQLAEWDSAAQLDWPALADPGHAGLQQLVRELNRLLTTEPALHELDFQSAGFEWVNVHDAEHSVFSFLRKGRRPEDDVLVVANATPVPRPGYRVGVPAAGRWLELLNSDAACFGGANLGNSGAADSQPVGWDGREHSLLLTLPPLGLLLFRRELEA, encoded by the coding sequence ATGGACGCCTACACGCGGCTGGCCCAGGGCCGGCACCACGATCCCTTCGAGTTCCTGGGTCTGCATCCCGAGGGACCGGGCTGGCGCCTGCGGGCCTGGCTGCCGGAGGGTCGGCGCGTGCAGCTCCAGTTGCCCGGCGAGCCGCTGCGCGTGCTGGAGCAGGTCAAGCCCGGCCTGTTCGAACTCCTGCTGGAGCGCCGGCCGGCGCCCGCCGAGATCCTCCTCTCCTGCCTGCACGAGAGCGGAGCCGCCTGGGAAGAAGGCTGCGCCTGGGTCTTCCCGCCGCTGTTGGGCGAGTTGGACCTGCACCTGATCCACGAGGGCAGCCATCAGGAATTGTGGAAGGTCCTGGGCGCGCGCGTGCGCGACGTGGAGGGCGTGACGGGCGTGCACTTCGCCATCTGGGCGCCCGGGGCCAAGCGGGTCTCGGTGGTGGGCGACTTCAATCAGTGGGACGGCCGCCGGCACCCCTGCCGCAACCGCGGGACCAGCGGCGTTTGGGAGCTCTTCGTGCCGGGGCTGGCTGCGGGCGAGCGCTACAAGTACGAGCTGCTGACCGCCGCGGGCGCGGTCGTGTTGAAGGCCGATCCGCTGGGCCGCCAGGCCGAGCTGCGGCCGGGCACGGCTTCCGTGGTGCCGGACTCCAGCCCCTATGCCTGGGCCGACGCGACCTGGATGGCCGCCCGCCAGGAGCAGCCCCAGCTGGAGCGACCGTTGAGCGTCTACGAGCTGCACACGGGTTCCTGGCGCAAACCCTGGGATTCGCGACCCTTCCACAGCTGGGCCGAACTGGCCGATCAGCTGATCCCCTACCTGCTCGAGCAAGGCTTCACGCACGTCGAGCTGCTGCCCGTGATGGAACATCCGCTGGACGCCTCGTGGGGTTATCAGGTGCTGGGCTACTTCGCGCCCACCGCCCGCCACGGCTCGCCGCACGACTTCCGGGCCTTCGTGGACCGCCTGCACCAGGCCGGGCTGGGCGTGATCCTGGACTGGGTGCCCGCGCATTTTCCCAAGGACGGCCACGGCCTGGCCCGGCTGGACGGCACGGCGCTCTACGAGCATGCGGATCCGCGCCAGGGCGAGCACCCGGACTGGGGCACGCTGGTCTTCAACTTCGGGCGCCGCGAGGTGCGCAATTTCCTCTTGGCCAACGCGCTCTACTGGGTGGAGGAGTTCCACGCCGACGGCCTGCGCATCGACGCCGTGGCCTCCATGCTCTATCTGGACTACAGCCGGCGCGACGGGGCCTGGGTGCCCAACCGCCACGGCGGACGCGAGAACCTGGAGGCCATCGAGTTCCTCCAGCAGCTGAACCAGCTGTTGTTCGCCCGCTTCCCGGGCCTGTTGTCCATCGCCGAGGAGAGCACCAGCTGGCCCATGGTCAGTCGCCCCGTCCACCTGGGCGGGCTGGGCTTCAACCTGAAGTGGAACATGGGCTGGATGAACGACACCCTGAGCTACTTCGAGCTGGATCCCGTCCACCGGCGCTGGCATCACAACCTGCTCACCTTCTCCCTGGTGTACGCCTGGCACGAGAACTTCGTGCTGGTGCTCAGCCACGACGAGGTCGTGCACGGCAAGGGCAGCCTGCTGGGCAAGATGCCCGGCGATCCCTGGCAGCAGCGGGCCAACCTGCGCCTGCTGCTGGGCTGGCTCTGGTGCCACCCGGGACGCAAGCTGCTGTTCATGGGCTGCGAGTGGGGCCAGCTGGCGGAGTGGGATTCCGCCGCCCAGCTGGACTGGCCGGCCTTGGCGGATCCGGGACACGCCGGCCTGCAGCAGCTGGTGCGCGAGCTGAACCGCCTGCTAACCACCGAACCGGCGCTGCACGAGCTGGACTTCCAGTCCGCAGGCTTCGAATGGGTCAACGTGCACGACGCCGAGCACAGCGTGTTCAGCTTCCTGCGCAAAGGCCGGCGGCCGGAGGATGACGTGCTGGTGGTGGCCAACGCCACGCCCGTGCCCCGGCCGGGCTACCGGGTGGGAGTGCCGGCTGCGGGCCGCTGGCTGGAGCTGCTCAACAGCGACGCGGCCTGTTTCGGCGGCGCCAATCTGGGCAATTCCGGGGCCGCGGACAGCCAGCCGGTGGGCTGGGACGGCCGCGAGCACAGCCTGCTGCTCACGCTGCCGCCGCTGGGGCTGTTGCTGTTCCGGCGCGAGTTGGAGGCCTGA